A single region of the Buchnera aphidicola (Nipponaphis monzeni) genome encodes:
- the rplV gene encoding 50S ribosomal protein L22: MESFAQYKKARSSAQKVRLVANLIRGKKISVAQDILNFSNKKASMLIKKVLDSAISNAEHNKNMDLSTLKITKIFVDEGPSMKRTMPRAKGRADRILKRSSHITVIVSDS; encoded by the coding sequence ATGGAATCTTTTGCTCAATATAAAAAAGCACGTTCTTCTGCTCAAAAAGTTCGATTAGTAGCTAATTTAATTAGAGGTAAAAAAATATCCGTTGCTCAAGATATTTTAAATTTTAGTAATAAAAAAGCATCTATGTTAATAAAAAAAGTGTTAGATTCTGCTATTTCAAATGCTGAGCATAATAAAAATATGGATTTAAGTACTTTAAAAATTACTAAGATTTTTGTAGATGAAGGTCCAAGTATGAAAAGAACAATGCCAAGAGCTAAAGGACGTGCGGATCGTATTTTAAAAAGAAGTAGTCATATTACTGTTATTGTTTCTGATTCTTAA
- the rpsJ gene encoding 30S ribosomal protein S10 produces the protein MQNQRIRIRLKAFDHRLIDQSTTEIVETAKRTGAQVRGPIPLPTRKERFTILVSPHVNKDARDQYEIRTHKRLIDIVEPTEKTVDALMRLDLAAGVDVQISLG, from the coding sequence ATGCAGAACCAAAGGATACGTATTCGTTTAAAAGCATTTGATCATAGATTAATTGATCAATCAACTACAGAGATAGTTGAAACCGCTAAAAGAACTGGGGCTCAAGTAAGAGGTCCTATTCCACTTCCTACTAGAAAAGAACGTTTTACTATTTTAGTTTCTCCACATGTTAATAAAGATGCTCGTGATCAGTATGAAATTAGAACACATAAAAGACTTATAGATATTGTAGAACCTACAGAAAAAACTGTAGATGCTTTAATGAGATTAGATTTAGCTGCTGGTGTAGATGTACAAATTAGTTTGGGATAA
- the rpsG gene encoding 30S ribosomal protein S7, translating into MPRRRIIGSRKILPDPKFVSDILAKFINILMVNGKKSIAEVIVYSALEKLSNKTGKNPLEAFNIALDNVRPTVEVKSRRVGGSTYQVPVEVRPIRRNALAMRWIIVAARKRSDKSMAIRLLNELYDASENKGLAVKKREEVHRMAEANKAFAHYRW; encoded by the coding sequence ATGCCTCGTAGACGTATAATTGGAAGTCGAAAAATTTTGCCTGATCCTAAATTTGTCTCTGACATTTTAGCAAAATTTATAAATATATTAATGGTAAATGGAAAAAAATCTATTGCAGAAGTAATAGTTTATTCTGCTTTAGAAAAACTTTCGAATAAAACAGGTAAAAATCCATTAGAAGCTTTTAATATTGCATTGGATAATGTACGACCAACAGTAGAAGTAAAATCTCGTAGAGTAGGTGGGTCTACTTATCAAGTGCCAGTAGAAGTTCGACCTATTAGAAGAAATGCATTGGCTATGCGATGGATAATTGTGGCAGCTCGAAAACGTAGTGATAAATCTATGGCGATTAGGTTATTAAATGAATTATATGATGCTTCAGAAAATAAAGGGTTGGCTGTTAAAAAAAGAGAAGAAGTTCATCGTATGGCAGAAGCTAATAAAGCGTTTGCACATTATCGTTGGTAA
- the rplC gene encoding 50S ribosomal protein L3, with product MIGIIGKKIGMTRLFTKEGISVPVTIIEIQDNWITQIKTIQTDRYEAVQLTTGIKKSKKLNKSEIGHFLKSGVTPGVGLWEFRVSKIKNFKIGEVVTLDSLDNIKKVDVTGTSKGKGFCGTVKRWNFKTQDASHGNSLSHRVPGSIGQNQTPGRVFKGKKMAGHLGNDKITIQNLNIVEIDKIKKLLLIKGSTPGVNNSSLIIKPAIKK from the coding sequence ATGATAGGTATAATTGGCAAAAAAATAGGTATGACTCGATTATTTACCAAAGAGGGAATATCTGTACCAGTAACTATAATTGAGATTCAAGATAATTGGATCACTCAGATTAAAACTATACAAACTGATCGATATGAAGCAGTACAACTTACTACAGGTATAAAAAAAAGTAAGAAGTTAAATAAGTCAGAAATAGGACATTTTTTAAAATCTGGTGTTACACCTGGTGTAGGATTATGGGAATTTAGAGTATCTAAAATAAAAAATTTTAAAATAGGAGAAGTTGTTACTCTCGATAGTTTAGATAATATTAAAAAAGTAGACGTTACAGGTACATCAAAAGGTAAAGGTTTTTGTGGGACTGTTAAGCGTTGGAATTTTAAAACACAAGATGCTAGTCATGGTAATTCTTTATCACATAGAGTTCCTGGATCTATTGGTCAAAATCAAACTCCTGGTAGAGTATTTAAAGGTAAAAAAATGGCTGGTCATTTAGGAAATGATAAGATTACTATTCAAAATCTTAACATTGTTGAAATAGATAAAATAAAAAAATTGCTTTTAATAAAAGGATCAACTCCAGGTGTAAATAATAGTAGTCTTATTATAAAACCAGCTATCAAGAAGTGA
- the rplW gene encoding 50S ribosomal protein L23, whose amino-acid sequence MIFEGNIFKIILAPHISEKSSLAVEKCNVVVLKVAKNSTKFAIKTAIKKLFSVTVKKVNILVIKGKNKRLSTGRISHKSDWKKAYVTLKEGQRLNFLGIQK is encoded by the coding sequence ATGATTTTTGAAGGTAACATTTTTAAAATAATATTAGCGCCTCATATTTCAGAGAAGTCGTCTTTAGCGGTAGAAAAATGTAATGTCGTTGTATTAAAGGTAGCTAAAAATTCTACTAAATTTGCAATAAAGACAGCTATTAAAAAGTTGTTTTCAGTAACTGTAAAGAAAGTTAATATTTTAGTTATTAAAGGTAAAAATAAGCGTTTAAGTACTGGTCGAATAAGTCATAAATCTGATTGGAAGAAAGCATATGTAACTTTAAAGGAAGGTCAAAGATTAAATTTTTTAGGTATTCAAAAATAG
- the rpsQ gene encoding 30S ribosomal protein S17, producing the protein MLKKIKILKGCVSSNKMDKSAVVCVERLVKHKFYGKFVKRTTKLHVHDQDNKCNIGDIVEISECKPISKTKSWILLKIVKKNLELL; encoded by the coding sequence ATGTTAAAAAAAATTAAAATATTAAAGGGTTGCGTCAGTAGTAACAAAATGGACAAGTCAGCGGTAGTATGTGTAGAAAGATTAGTTAAACATAAATTTTATGGTAAGTTTGTTAAACGTACAACTAAATTACATGTTCATGATCAAGATAATAAATGTAACATAGGAGATATCGTAGAAATATCAGAATGTAAACCAATTTCTAAGACTAAATCGTGGATATTATTAAAAATTGTTAAAAAAAATTTAGAATTATTATAA
- the rplN gene encoding 50S ribosomal protein L14 has translation MIQEQTILHVADNSGARLAMCIKVLGGSKRRYARIGDVIKITVKEAIPRSKVKKGDVLKAVIVRTKKGVRRSDGSLIRFDTNSCVIINNNGIPVGSRIFGPVTRELRTDKFMKIISLAPEVL, from the coding sequence ATGATTCAAGAACAAACAATTTTACATGTAGCTGACAATTCTGGTGCACGCTTAGCCATGTGCATTAAAGTTTTAGGAGGATCAAAGCGGCGTTATGCAAGAATTGGAGATGTTATTAAAATTACTGTTAAAGAAGCTATACCTAGAAGTAAAGTTAAAAAAGGTGATGTTTTAAAAGCAGTAATAGTTCGCACTAAAAAAGGAGTTCGTCGTAGTGATGGTTCGTTAATTAGGTTTGATACTAATTCTTGCGTTATTATTAATAATAATGGAATTCCTGTAGGTAGTCGAATTTTTGGTCCAGTAACTCGAGAACTTAGAACAGATAAATTTATGAAAATTATTTCTTTAGCACCAGAAGTACTTTAA
- the rplD gene encoding 50S ribosomal protein L4: MQMVLKDDKTKLVTISDIIFNTSFNEGLIHQVITAYSNASRQGSKAQKNRSEVSGSGRKPWRQKGTGRARVGSIRSPIWRSGGVTFAAKPRNYCQKVNKKMYKGALKSIFSELIRTNRLVVFKDFYIDMPKTRMLIKKLNSIEFKEALILTSNLNKNLYLASRNLHKVCVQEIRYINPVSLITFKQIVCTVQSIKKIEEMLT, encoded by the coding sequence ATGCAAATGGTACTTAAAGATGATAAAACTAAATTAGTTACTATTTCTGATATAATTTTTAATACTAGTTTCAACGAAGGATTAATTCATCAGGTTATTACCGCTTATTCAAATGCAAGCCGTCAAGGGAGTAAAGCTCAAAAAAATCGTTCAGAAGTATCTGGTTCTGGAAGAAAACCTTGGCGTCAAAAAGGTACTGGTCGAGCTAGAGTAGGTTCGATTAGGAGTCCGATTTGGCGTTCTGGAGGGGTTACTTTTGCAGCTAAACCTCGTAATTATTGTCAAAAAGTTAATAAAAAAATGTATAAAGGAGCTTTAAAAAGTATTTTCTCTGAATTAATTCGTACGAATCGTTTAGTGGTATTTAAAGATTTTTATATAGATATGCCTAAAACTCGGATGTTGATAAAAAAATTAAACAGTATAGAATTTAAAGAAGCTCTAATTTTAACTAGTAATTTAAATAAAAATTTGTATTTAGCATCAAGAAATTTACATAAAGTGTGTGTTCAAGAAATTCGTTACATTAATCCTGTAAGTCTTATTACTTTTAAGCAAATTGTTTGTACTGTACAATCAATTAAAAAAATTGAGGAAATGTTAACATGA
- the rpsC gene encoding 30S ribosomal protein S3 — protein MGQKVHPNGMRLGIVKNWNSIWFANKKDFASNLFSDFQVRKFLMKKLLKASVSKILIERPAKSIKVTIYTARPGIVIGKKGEDVEKLRMSIFKITGVPTQVNISEVKKPELDAKLVANNISSQLERRVMFRRAMKRAVQNSMRQGAKGIKVEVSGRLGGAEIARKEWYREGRVPLHTLRANIEYNVSEAKTTYGIIGVKVWIFKGEILGGMKSIITLEKKVVHAKKQYRRMRKYKE, from the coding sequence ATGGGTCAAAAAGTTCATCCTAACGGCATGCGTTTAGGTATTGTTAAAAATTGGAATTCTATATGGTTTGCTAATAAAAAAGATTTTGCTAGTAATTTATTTAGTGATTTTCAAGTTCGTAAGTTTTTAATGAAAAAATTGTTAAAGGCTTCAGTATCTAAAATATTAATTGAAAGACCAGCTAAGAGCATTAAGGTAACTATTTATACTGCTCGCCCTGGAATAGTTATTGGTAAAAAAGGGGAAGATGTAGAAAAATTGCGAATGTCTATTTTTAAGATTACTGGAGTTCCTACTCAAGTTAATATTTCTGAAGTAAAAAAGCCAGAATTAGATGCTAAATTAGTAGCTAATAATATTAGTTCTCAACTAGAAAGAAGAGTAATGTTTCGTAGAGCTATGAAAAGAGCTGTACAAAATTCTATGCGTCAAGGAGCTAAAGGTATTAAAGTAGAAGTTAGTGGTCGTTTAGGAGGTGCTGAAATAGCACGTAAAGAATGGTATCGTGAAGGAAGAGTTCCATTACATACATTAAGAGCTAATATTGAATATAATGTTTCAGAAGCAAAAACTACTTATGGAATTATAGGAGTTAAAGTTTGGATTTTTAAAGGAGAAATATTAGGAGGTATGAAATCGATAATAACGTTAGAAAAGAAAGTAGTACATGCAAAAAAACAATATCGAAGAATGCGAAAATATAAGGAATAA
- the fusA gene encoding elongation factor G codes for MARITPIINYRNIGISAHIDAGKTTTTERILFYTGVNHKLGEVHDGAATMDWMEQEQERGITITSAATTTFWSGMFNQFLPHRINIIDTPGHVDFTIEVERSMRVLDGVVMVYCAVGGVQPQSETVWKQANKYHVPRIAFINKMDRMGANYLKVVQELKSRLGVLPIPIQLSIGSEDSFSGIIDLVKMKAIVWNDGDQGVTFKYTEIPSHLLKIAEEWYQNLLECVAESNDEIMEKYLLGVKISEKDIKLELRKKVLNNEVLIVTCGSAFKNKGIQTLLDAIVDYLPSPLDIPSIQGTLNDSSKTIAIRKAYDREPFSALAFKIATDSFVGNLTFFRVYSGVINSGDTILNSVKCQRERLGRIVQMHANKREEIKEVYAGDIAAAIGLKNVTTGDTLCDCKFPIVLERMDFPDPVISIAIEPKTKIDQERMGVALNRLAKEDPSFRVWTDQESNQTIVAGMGELHLEIIIDRMKREFSIDANIGKPQVAYRETIRNSVKEVEGKYIKQSGGRGQYGHVVIDLFPLISGEGSYTFVNDIKGGVIPGEYISAIDKSIQEQLKCGPFAGYPVMNVGVRLHFGSYHDVDSSEIAFKLAASLAFKKAFKQANPILLEPIMKVEIETPDNYMGEVIGDLNRRRGIIENMIDVLNKKNIFAKVPLSEMFGYATDLRSQTQGRASYSMEFMEYLEAPKNISEIIIETRDKL; via the coding sequence ATGGCTCGAATAACACCTATTATAAATTATCGGAATATTGGCATAAGCGCTCATATTGATGCAGGTAAAACTACTACTACGGAGCGTATTTTATTTTATACTGGAGTAAATCATAAATTAGGAGAAGTACATGATGGTGCAGCAACAATGGATTGGATGGAGCAGGAGCAAGAAAGAGGAATTACTATTACATCGGCAGCGACAACAACATTTTGGTCTGGTATGTTTAATCAATTTCTTCCACACCGTATTAATATTATAGATACACCTGGACATGTTGATTTTACTATAGAAGTAGAACGGTCTATGAGAGTTTTAGATGGAGTAGTAATGGTATATTGTGCAGTTGGGGGAGTACAACCTCAATCGGAAACTGTTTGGAAACAAGCTAATAAATATCATGTACCAAGGATAGCATTTATTAATAAAATGGATCGAATGGGTGCTAATTATTTGAAAGTAGTACAAGAATTAAAGTCTCGTTTAGGAGTTCTTCCCATACCTATTCAATTATCTATTGGATCAGAAGATAGTTTTTCTGGAATTATAGATTTAGTAAAAATGAAAGCTATAGTATGGAATGATGGAGATCAAGGCGTTACATTTAAGTATACAGAAATACCTTCTCATTTATTAAAAATTGCTGAAGAGTGGTATCAAAATTTATTAGAATGTGTTGCTGAATCAAATGATGAAATTATGGAGAAATATTTATTAGGAGTAAAAATCTCTGAAAAAGACATAAAATTAGAGTTAAGAAAAAAAGTATTAAATAATGAAGTTTTAATTGTAACATGTGGATCTGCTTTCAAAAATAAAGGGATTCAAACATTGTTAGATGCTATTGTAGATTATTTGCCATCTCCTCTTGATATTCCATCGATACAGGGAACATTAAATGATTCTTCAAAGACAATAGCTATTCGTAAAGCTTACGATCGAGAACCATTTTCTGCGTTAGCTTTTAAAATTGCTACAGATTCTTTTGTAGGTAATTTAACTTTTTTTAGAGTATATTCTGGGGTTATTAATTCAGGAGATACTATTTTAAATTCTGTTAAGTGTCAACGTGAACGATTAGGACGAATTGTGCAAATGCATGCTAACAAGAGAGAAGAAATAAAAGAAGTATATGCTGGAGATATAGCTGCTGCTATTGGTTTAAAAAATGTTACGACTGGAGATACGTTATGTGATTGTAAATTTCCTATTGTTTTAGAACGTATGGATTTTCCTGATCCTGTAATATCAATAGCTATTGAACCTAAGACAAAAATTGATCAAGAAAGAATGGGCGTTGCTTTAAATCGTTTAGCGAAAGAAGATCCTTCCTTTCGAGTATGGACAGATCAAGAGTCTAATCAAACGATTGTAGCTGGAATGGGAGAATTACATTTAGAAATTATTATAGATAGAATGAAAAGAGAATTTAGTATAGATGCTAATATAGGAAAACCACAAGTAGCTTATAGAGAAACCATTCGTAATTCAGTAAAAGAAGTAGAAGGTAAGTATATTAAACAATCTGGTGGTAGAGGACAATATGGACATGTAGTAATTGATTTATTTCCGCTAATTTCTGGTGAGGGTAGTTATACTTTTGTTAATGATATTAAAGGTGGTGTAATACCAGGAGAATATATTTCAGCAATTGACAAAAGTATTCAAGAGCAATTGAAATGTGGTCCCTTCGCAGGGTATCCAGTAATGAACGTTGGGGTACGATTGCATTTTGGGTCTTATCATGATGTTGATTCATCTGAGATTGCTTTTAAATTAGCAGCTTCACTAGCTTTTAAAAAAGCTTTTAAGCAAGCTAATCCTATTTTATTAGAACCTATTATGAAAGTTGAAATAGAAACTCCAGACAATTATATGGGAGAAGTAATTGGGGATTTAAATCGTAGAAGAGGTATTATTGAAAATATGATAGATGTATTAAACAAAAAAAATATTTTTGCTAAAGTACCATTATCTGAAATGTTTGGTTATGCGACTGATTTAAGGTCACAAACTCAAGGAAGAGCATCATATTCAATGGAGTTTATGGAATATTTAGAAGCACCTAAAAATATATCGGAAATAATTATTGAGACAAGAGATAAATTGTAA
- the rpsL gene encoding 30S ribosomal protein S12, which translates to MSTINQLVRKSRIKKIIKSSVPALESCPQKRGVCIKVYTTTPKKPNSALRKVCRVRLTNGFEVTSYIGGEGHNLQEHSVILIRGGRVKDLPGVRYHVIRGSLDCAGVKDRKNGRSKYGVKKVRS; encoded by the coding sequence ATGTCCACTATTAATCAATTAGTTAGAAAATCACGCATAAAAAAAATAATTAAAAGTAGTGTTCCTGCACTAGAGTCATGTCCTCAAAAAAGAGGAGTGTGTATTAAAGTGTATACAACAACTCCTAAAAAACCTAATTCAGCTCTTAGGAAAGTTTGTAGAGTACGCTTAACAAATGGATTTGAGGTTACTTCGTATATTGGAGGAGAAGGGCATAATTTACAAGAACATTCTGTAATTTTAATAAGAGGAGGAAGAGTAAAAGATTTGCCTGGAGTGAGATATCATGTTATTAGAGGATCTTTAGATTGTGCAGGTGTTAAAGATCGCAAAAATGGTAGATCTAAATATGGTGTAAAAAAAGTTAGATCTTAA
- the rpsS gene encoding 30S ribosomal protein S19, whose protein sequence is MPRSLKKGPFIDLSLLNKVKKTIKLKSKKPLKTWSRRSTIFPNMIGITISVHNGRQHIPIFITEEMVGHKLGEFAITRTYRGHSTDKKIKQR, encoded by the coding sequence ATGCCACGTTCTCTTAAAAAAGGACCTTTTATAGATTTAAGTTTGTTAAACAAAGTGAAAAAAACAATAAAATTAAAAAGTAAGAAACCTTTAAAAACTTGGTCTAGACGTTCAACTATTTTTCCTAATATGATAGGTATAACAATATCTGTTCATAATGGTCGTCAACATATACCTATATTTATTACTGAAGAAATGGTAGGTCATAAATTAGGAGAATTTGCTATTACTAGGACATATAGAGGTCATTCTACTGATAAAAAAATTAAGCAACGTTAG
- the tuf gene encoding elongation factor Tu, whose protein sequence is MSKKKFERSKPHINVGTIGHVDHGKTTLTSAITTVLAKKYGGSARAFDQIDNAPEEKARGITINTSHVEYDTSMRHYAHVDCPGHADYIKNMITGAAQMDGAILVVAATDGPMPQTREHILLGRQVGVPYIVVFLNKCDMVNDEELLELVEMEIRDLLTQYDFPGEKTPIIRGSALKALEGSKEWEDKIIDLSNALDTYIPEPKRKINQPFLLPIEDVFSISGRGTVVTGRVERGIIKVGEEVEIVGIKPTVKTICTGVEMFRKLLDEGRAGENVGILLRGTKRDEIERGQVLSKPGSISPHTTFESKVYVLSKEEGGRHTPFFKGYRPQFYFRTTDVTGSIKLPDSIEMVMPGDNIEVLVTLIHPIAMNEGLRFAIREGGKTVGAGVVSKIIN, encoded by the coding sequence GTGTCTAAAAAAAAATTTGAACGTTCAAAACCACATATAAATGTAGGTACTATTGGGCATGTTGACCATGGAAAAACTACTTTAACATCTGCAATTACAACTGTACTAGCAAAAAAATATGGAGGATCTGCTCGTGCTTTTGATCAAATAGATAATGCACCAGAAGAAAAAGCAAGAGGGATTACAATTAATACTTCTCATGTAGAGTATGATACTTCTATGAGACATTATGCTCATGTTGATTGCCCGGGTCATGCAGATTACATAAAGAATATGATTACTGGAGCAGCGCAGATGGATGGAGCAATTTTAGTGGTAGCAGCAACAGATGGTCCAATGCCTCAAACAAGAGAACATATTTTATTGGGGCGTCAAGTAGGAGTTCCTTATATTGTAGTATTTCTTAATAAATGCGATATGGTTAATGATGAAGAACTTCTTGAATTAGTAGAAATGGAAATTAGAGATTTATTAACTCAATATGATTTTCCTGGAGAAAAAACACCTATAATTAGAGGTTCTGCTTTAAAGGCTTTAGAAGGTAGTAAAGAATGGGAAGATAAAATAATAGATTTATCAAACGCATTAGATACTTATATACCTGAACCTAAAAGAAAAATTAATCAGCCTTTTTTATTACCTATAGAAGACGTTTTTTCGATTTCCGGTAGAGGTACGGTAGTTACTGGTAGAGTAGAAAGAGGAATTATAAAGGTCGGAGAAGAAGTAGAAATCGTAGGTATAAAGCCTACTGTAAAAACAATTTGTACTGGTGTAGAAATGTTTAGAAAGTTATTAGATGAAGGTAGAGCTGGAGAAAATGTAGGAATATTATTAAGAGGTACGAAACGTGATGAAATAGAACGAGGGCAAGTTTTGTCAAAACCTGGAAGTATTAGTCCTCATACAACGTTTGAATCAAAAGTATATGTATTATCAAAAGAAGAAGGAGGTCGTCATACTCCATTTTTTAAAGGGTACAGACCTCAATTTTATTTCCGTACAACAGATGTAACTGGTTCTATTAAGTTGCCAGATTCGATAGAAATGGTTATGCCGGGAGATAACATAGAAGTACTTGTTACTTTAATACATCCTATTGCAATGAATGAGGGTTTAAGATTTGCTATCAGAGAAGGTGGAAAAACTGTAGGAGCAGGAGTAGTTTCTAAAATTATTAATTAA
- the tusB gene encoding sulfurtransferase complex subunit TusB, protein MLHIITKSPVNFDIQSLFLTINSSDDVLTIQDGVLLSLNNNVYLKQIVKYSVNLYVLYEDISARGLIKQLSNLFIIVRYSEFIELTVKHTKQITW, encoded by the coding sequence ATGTTACATATCATTACAAAATCTCCTGTTAACTTTGATATTCAATCATTATTTTTAACTATTAACTCATCGGATGATGTGTTAACTATTCAAGATGGAGTGTTATTATCTTTAAACAATAACGTTTATTTAAAGCAAATAGTAAAATATTCTGTTAATTTATATGTTTTATATGAAGATATTTCTGCACGTGGGTTAATTAAACAATTGTCAAATCTTTTTATAATTGTTAGATATTCAGAATTTATAGAATTAACGGTTAAACATACTAAACAAATAACGTGGTAG
- the rplB gene encoding 50S ribosomal protein L2 yields MAVIKCKPTSPGRRHVVKVVNSMLYKGKSFGTLLQKNKKTGGRNNQGRITTRHIGGGHKRFYRVIDFRRIKDDIPAVVEKIEYDPNRSANIVLILYKDGLRNYILAPKGINVGDNLSSGVKSEIKIGNAMPMNNIPIGTIIHNVEMKPGKGGQLARSAGSYAHLLAKDNSYVTLRLRSGETRRVLSNCRATIGEVGNSEYMLKVLGKAGAARWIGIRPTVRGTAMNPVDHPHGGGEGRNFGKHPVTPWGVQTKGKKTRKNKRTSKFIIRQRTK; encoded by the coding sequence ATGGCTGTAATAAAATGTAAACCAACATCTCCTGGTAGACGTCATGTAGTAAAAGTTGTGAATTCTATGTTATATAAAGGTAAATCATTTGGAACTTTATTACAAAAGAATAAAAAGACTGGAGGAAGAAATAATCAAGGACGTATAACTACTCGACATATTGGAGGAGGACATAAAAGATTTTATAGAGTAATTGACTTTAGGAGAATTAAAGATGATATACCTGCTGTGGTAGAAAAAATAGAATATGATCCTAATCGATCAGCTAATATAGTTTTAATTTTGTATAAAGATGGTTTGAGAAACTATATTTTAGCTCCTAAAGGGATAAATGTAGGAGATAACTTATCTTCAGGAGTTAAATCAGAAATAAAAATAGGTAATGCTATGCCTATGAATAATATACCTATAGGAACTATTATTCATAACGTTGAAATGAAACCAGGAAAAGGTGGACAACTTGCTCGTTCAGCTGGAAGTTACGCGCATCTTTTAGCAAAAGATAATAGTTACGTAACGCTTAGATTACGTTCAGGAGAAACTCGAAGAGTATTATCAAATTGTAGGGCTACTATAGGAGAAGTAGGGAATTCTGAATATATGTTAAAAGTTTTAGGAAAAGCAGGTGCTGCTCGATGGATAGGTATCAGACCTACTGTTAGAGGGACAGCTATGAATCCTGTCGATCATCCTCATGGAGGCGGGGAGGGAAGAAATTTTGGAAAACACCCTGTAACTCCTTGGGGGGTACAAACCAAAGGTAAAAAAACTAGAAAAAATAAAAGAACAAGTAAGTTTATTATACGTCAACGTACTAAATAA
- the rplP gene encoding 50S ribosomal protein L16, producing the protein MLQPKRTKFRKMHKGRNRGLSIDSHIVFGSFGLRAINRGRLTARQIESARRTITRAVKRQGKMWIRIFPDKPITQKPLEVRMGKGKGNVEYWVALIQPGKMLFEIDGISEQESKFAFKLASSKLPIKTIFVTKNSIR; encoded by the coding sequence ATGTTACAGCCGAAACGTACAAAATTTCGTAAAATGCATAAAGGTCGTAATAGAGGTCTTTCTATCGATAGTCATATTGTTTTTGGGTCTTTTGGACTAAGGGCTATTAATAGAGGTAGATTAACAGCTCGTCAAATTGAATCAGCGAGAAGAACGATTACTCGGGCAGTAAAACGACAGGGAAAAATGTGGATACGAATTTTTCCAGATAAACCAATTACACAAAAACCTCTAGAAGTACGTATGGGTAAAGGTAAAGGAAATGTTGAATATTGGGTAGCTTTAATACAACCTGGAAAAATGTTATTTGAAATTGATGGTATTTCAGAACAAGAATCTAAATTTGCTTTTAAACTAGCATCATCAAAGCTTCCTATAAAAACTATTTTTGTTACAAAAAACAGTATTAGATAA
- the rpmC gene encoding 50S ribosomal protein L29 encodes MKLNYLRKKKNQQLKIELLGLLKEQFNLRIKKVSGKLNQSHLLNLVRKNIARIKTILKESEILKKC; translated from the coding sequence ATGAAATTAAATTATTTAAGAAAAAAGAAAAATCAACAACTTAAAATTGAATTATTAGGATTATTAAAGGAACAGTTTAATCTTCGCATTAAAAAAGTTTCTGGAAAACTTAATCAATCCCATTTATTAAATTTGGTAAGAAAAAATATTGCAAGGATTAAAACAATATTAAAAGAAAGTGAGATTTTAAAAAAATGTTAA
- the tusC gene encoding sulfurtransferase complex subunit TusC produces MKKTAFLFSQPPFGNFLSKDGLDIALAVSLITNKTGFFFIGDGIFHLIKNKKSKNILLFDYTTKFSIFPMCGIDEFYSCENYLKDRGINKDYSFLVNLILLDQLSFKKKIDSFDCILNF; encoded by the coding sequence ATGAAAAAAACTGCGTTTTTATTTTCACAACCTCCTTTCGGGAATTTTTTGAGTAAAGATGGTTTAGATATCGCATTAGCTGTTTCATTAATAACAAACAAAACAGGATTTTTTTTTATTGGAGATGGGATATTTCATTTAATAAAAAATAAAAAATCAAAAAATATTTTATTATTTGATTATACTACTAAATTTAGTATATTTCCAATGTGTGGAATAGATGAATTTTATTCTTGTGAGAATTATTTAAAAGATCGAGGAATTAATAAAGACTATTCATTTTTAGTAAATCTTATTTTATTAGATCAATTATCTTTTAAAAAAAAAATTGATTCTTTTGATTGTATCTTAAACTTTTAA